From Bacillus basilensis, a single genomic window includes:
- a CDS encoding DegT/DnrJ/EryC1/StrS family aminotransferase: protein MKTLTTISGHSKDNLALLKCLQGETKEKEFEISNILPNHKMKEKLFRENKLKIDIDIEKDIFNYSRKNIQKIEFMPVNRLISQDEVEKIIGVLKDVLPTGQFTSGPFSKKLEEVIGSYLNKKFVIATSSGTDALMVSLLSIGIQPGDEVIMPANSFAATENSVLAVGAKPIFVDIDQKSYCIDPSKIEEAITPKTKCILPVHLYGKQCEMKKIREIADIYQLRVIEDACQAIGSSNLGEYGDIIVLSFNPYKNFGVCGKAGAIITDNENLAIRCNQYSYHGFEIDKKNKKVLDFGFNSKIDNLQAAIGLERIKYLSYNNLKRAYLAQRYIRELKDLEDRELIKLPMMTEDNVWHLFPIRVENGRRDELKNKLYQLYNIETDIYYPVLSHKQNTKWIKENDLQNNMLNTEQVHKEILHLPLHPNMVLEEQNFVLEGLFNVNK from the coding sequence GTGAAAACTCTTACTACAATTTCTGGACATAGTAAAGACAATTTAGCTTTATTAAAGTGCCTACAGGGGGAAACAAAAGAAAAAGAATTTGAAATTAGTAATATATTGCCGAATCACAAGATGAAAGAGAAATTATTTAGGGAAAACAAATTGAAAATAGATATTGATATAGAAAAAGATATTTTCAATTATAGCAGAAAAAATATACAGAAAATAGAATTTATGCCAGTTAATCGGTTGATTTCTCAAGATGAGGTTGAAAAAATTATTGGAGTTTTAAAAGACGTTTTACCAACAGGTCAATTTACAAGTGGACCATTTTCAAAAAAGCTAGAAGAAGTAATCGGAAGTTATTTAAATAAAAAGTTTGTAATTGCAACAAGCAGTGGTACAGATGCCCTTATGGTGTCATTGTTATCTATTGGTATTCAGCCTGGAGATGAAGTAATTATGCCAGCTAATAGTTTTGCGGCTACTGAAAATTCCGTGTTAGCAGTCGGAGCAAAACCTATATTTGTAGATATAGATCAGAAGAGTTATTGTATTGATCCATCTAAAATAGAAGAAGCTATAACCCCAAAAACTAAATGCATTTTACCTGTACATTTGTATGGTAAACAATGTGAAATGAAAAAAATTCGTGAAATTGCGGATATATATCAATTAAGAGTTATTGAAGATGCATGTCAAGCTATTGGTTCTTCAAATCTTGGAGAATATGGAGATATTATTGTCCTTAGTTTTAATCCATATAAGAATTTTGGTGTATGTGGTAAGGCAGGAGCAATAATTACTGATAATGAAAATCTTGCAATACGTTGCAATCAATATAGTTATCATGGATTTGAAATTGATAAAAAAAATAAAAAGGTATTAGACTTTGGATTCAATTCTAAAATTGATAATTTGCAAGCAGCTATTGGTTTGGAAAGAATTAAGTATTTATCATACAACAATTTAAAAAGAGCGTATTTAGCTCAACGATATATTCGTGAGTTAAAGGATTTAGAGGATAGAGAATTAATAAAGCTACCTATGATGACAGAAGATAATGTCTGGCACCTTTTTCCGATTAGAGTTGAAAATGGAAGAAGAGACGAGTTGAAAAATAAATTGTACCAATTGTATAACATTGAAACAGATATTTATTATCCGGTATTATCTCATAAACAAAATACTAAGTGGATAAAGGAAAATGATTTGCAAAACAATATGTTAAATACAGAGCAAGTTCATAAAGAAATATTACATTTACCTTTACATCCAAATATGGTGTTAGAAGAGCAAAATTTCGTTTTGGAGGGATTATTCAATGTCAATAAGTAA
- a CDS encoding LacI family DNA-binding transcriptional regulator produces the protein MVTINEIAKLCNVSNATVSRVLNNHPYVNSEKREKIIKVMQEFNYTPSAIARNLRINKTQTIALSIPNIDHPFFGKLAREISKELLKHNYKLLIYQTFYEKKIELELLSLLKNKAVDGVILASLENSWENIEHYLAYGPIILCNEYEENAPIPIICYDEFEAGYKAVKHLISKGHKKIGFCFDSLNSQAQLKRQQGYLHALKEKQLPFNKNWLFGDAITINDGFKIFEKLDKLKDKPTALFTGNDQVAAGVIKGATIKGYSIPTDLAVCGYDNQLICTVTTPTISTIDIPIVELSKRTVNEILLYINTDESIKRKIIKYPTNLIIREST, from the coding sequence ATGGTAACAATTAATGAAATAGCTAAATTATGTAATGTATCAAATGCTACGGTTTCAAGAGTTCTAAATAATCATCCTTATGTAAATTCAGAAAAACGTGAGAAAATAATAAAAGTAATGCAAGAATTCAACTATACTCCTAGTGCTATTGCTAGGAATCTTAGGATAAATAAGACACAAACCATTGCTCTATCAATTCCAAATATAGATCATCCTTTTTTCGGGAAATTAGCTAGAGAAATTTCTAAAGAATTATTAAAACACAATTACAAATTGCTAATTTATCAGACTTTTTATGAGAAAAAAATAGAGCTTGAATTACTTTCATTACTAAAGAATAAAGCTGTAGATGGTGTAATTCTCGCATCCCTAGAAAATAGTTGGGAAAATATAGAGCATTATTTAGCATATGGGCCCATAATACTTTGTAATGAGTATGAGGAAAATGCACCTATTCCGATAATTTGTTACGATGAATTTGAAGCTGGATACAAAGCTGTTAAACATTTAATAAGCAAAGGTCATAAAAAAATTGGCTTTTGTTTTGACTCTCTTAATAGTCAAGCACAATTAAAACGCCAACAAGGTTATCTGCATGCCTTAAAAGAAAAACAATTACCATTCAATAAAAATTGGCTATTTGGAGATGCAATTACTATTAATGATGGATTTAAAATTTTTGAGAAGCTAGATAAATTAAAAGATAAACCTACTGCATTATTTACTGGAAATGATCAAGTTGCTGCTGGAGTCATTAAAGGAGCTACTATTAAAGGGTATTCTATTCCAACTGACTTAGCTGTTTGTGGTTATGATAATCAATTAATTTGTACAGTTACAACCCCAACAATTAGTACTATTGATATTCCAATTGTTGAACTGAGTAAACGTACCGTTAACGAGATACTACTATATATAAATACAGATGAATCTATTAAACGTAAAATTATTAAATATCCTACTAACTTAATTATTCGTGAATCTACATAA